The Sulfurihydrogenibium subterraneum DSM 15120 genomic interval AAGATGATACAAAAGATTTAAACTTAGATAAACTTGATTTTGTAGTTTCAAATCCCCCTTACGTATCAGAAGATGAGTATGAAAACCTTCAAGAAGAAGTAAAAAAAGAACCAAAAGAAGCTCTAATATCAGGTAAAGTTGGGACAGAATTTTACGAAAAGATAGTAGAGAAGTTTAAAGATTATCTAAAAGAAGATGGATTTTTTGCCTTTGAAATAGGAATAAATCAGGCAGAAAAAGTAAAAAGTATTTTAGAAAAAATTGGATTTAAAAATGCGAAAGTTTACAAAGATCTTGCAGGAATAGATAGAGTTTTAATTGCAAGTAAAATATAATATTTGAGGTAAGAAAAGATGATAAAGGAAGAGATAAAGTTGAAAGAGGCTTTGATAGTTGAAGGAGGACACAAGTTAGAAGGGGTCTTAGAAGTTTCAGGTGCAAAAAATGCAGCTCTTCCAAATATGGCTGCAACAATCTTAACAGATGAAGAAGTTGTAATAGAAAACCTTCCAAATTTATTAGACATACAAACAATGGAAAAATTACTTACAAACATTGGAGTTAAAGTAAATCACATAAAAGAAAAAACTTACAGCTTTAAGGTAGATAATATCACTTCTCTAACAGCTCCCTATGATCTTGTAAGTAAAATGAGAGCTTCAATACTTATTCTTGGTCCTATGCTTACAAGGTTTGGATATGCAGAGGTTGCTCTTCCAGGAGGATGCTCTATAGGAACTCGTCCAGTAGACCTTCATCTAAAAGCGTTAGAAAAGATGGGAGCCCAGATAACTTTAGAACACGGATACATAAAAGCTTACGCTCCAAAAGGATTAAAAGGAGCTCACATTTTCTTTGACAAGATAACAGTTACAGGAACAGAAAACATAATGATGGCTGCAGTTTTAGCAGAAGGTAAAACCGTTATAGAAAATGCCGCATTGGAGCCAGAAGTAGTAGATTTAGCAGAAATGCTAAAAAAAATGGGAGCAAACATAAAAGGAGAAGGCACCCACAGAATAGAAATAGAAGGGGTTAAATCTTTAAAAGGAACTTACCACACTGTTATTCCTGACAGAATAGAGGCAGGAACTTTTGCAGTTTTATCAGCTTTAACAGATGGAAAGATAATTATAAAAAACTATCCAAGCCACTACCTTGAATACGTTGATGAAATTTTAGAAAAGATTGGAATATCTGTAGTTAAACTTTCTGATAACGAAGTTATTATAAAAAGAAAAGATACATTAAAACCAGTTAATGTAGAAACAAAGGAGTATCCTCTATTCCCTACAGACCTGCAAGCTCAATTTATGACCTTACTTTGCTTTGCTGATGGAGTGTCAGAGATTACAGAAAATATTTTTGAAAACAGGTTTATGCACGTACCAGAGTTAAACAGGCTTGGAGCTGATATAGACATAAAAGGCAAAACCGCCATTGTCAAACCTGTTAAAAAATTTAGTGGAGCTCACGTAAAAGCTACAGATTTAAGAGCAAGTGCTGCAATGGTAATAGCTGGTTTGGTTGCAGAAGGAGAAACAACAATCCACAGTATTTACCACTTAGACAGAGGCTATGAACACATAGATGAAAAACTAAAATCAATAGGTGCAAAAATAAGAAGAGAGGTTATAGAAGAATAGGAAGAAAGAAAGTTTTCTTTAAAATAACACTTTTTTGTCTAATAATAAGCCTTTTTCTAACAAGTGTTTATATGCTGTTAGATAAGTACTTTCCTTCTTCTGACTTAGACCTTTCTTTTATAGGACTTTTGGGACTTACAATTTTTCTACCGTTTTTTATTTTCAAACCTTCTTACATAAAAAACTGTTCTTCTACGATTTTTTTTATCGGACTTTTAGTATACCTGCC includes:
- the murA gene encoding UDP-N-acetylglucosamine 1-carboxyvinyltransferase, producing MIKEEIKLKEALIVEGGHKLEGVLEVSGAKNAALPNMAATILTDEEVVIENLPNLLDIQTMEKLLTNIGVKVNHIKEKTYSFKVDNITSLTAPYDLVSKMRASILILGPMLTRFGYAEVALPGGCSIGTRPVDLHLKALEKMGAQITLEHGYIKAYAPKGLKGAHIFFDKITVTGTENIMMAAVLAEGKTVIENAALEPEVVDLAEMLKKMGANIKGEGTHRIEIEGVKSLKGTYHTVIPDRIEAGTFAVLSALTDGKIIIKNYPSHYLEYVDEILEKIGISVVKLSDNEVIIKRKDTLKPVNVETKEYPLFPTDLQAQFMTLLCFADGVSEITENIFENRFMHVPELNRLGADIDIKGKTAIVKPVKKFSGAHVKATDLRASAAMVIAGLVAEGETTIHSIYHLDRGYEHIDEKLKSIGAKIRREVIEE